The Leifsonia poae region TAGCCACGGCGGAAGGTCCGTGCCGGCCAGCACGGAGCTCGGATCGATGATGTCGACCCGATACGTGAGATCGGTGTCGAGTCCCCTCAGTCGCAGGCGTTCCATCGGGCTTTCGTCGCTTCGCGCGAGCATCACGACCGAGAACAGGGCCTCCCGGCGGTCGCGGGCGACGACACCGGTCGTCCACCGCGCGCCGGCGCCGTCGTGCGAACGGATCAGTTCGCCGCTGTGCAGCAGGGGGCGCCACCGCTTGTAGACGGCAACCCAGCCGGCCAGCTCGGAGCGATCGTGCGGCGAGAGTGTCGTCAGATCCCATTCGATGCCGAGGTGGCCGTACAGTGCCGTGACGGCACGGAAGCCGAGGGTGTGCATCCTGCCCGTCGTGTGGGAGCGCTCCGAGGCGATGTGGCTGCCGATCAACTCCAGAGGGATCAGCTGGCTGGTCCAGCGCTGGACGCCCTGGCGTTCGAGCGGGTCGATGCAGTCGGACGCCCAGACCCGGTCGGTGCGTTCCAGGATACCGAGGTCGACCCGCGCCCCGCCCGACGAGCAGCTCTCGATCTCAAGCGCGGGAAAGAGCGCGCGCACCTCGTCGAGCAGCCGGTAGACGGCCAACGTCTGGGCGTGCACCCCCGGCGTTCCCGAGGGCCCGCGGCCCGCCTCGACGAGGTCGCGATTGTGATCCCATTTGATGTAGTCGATCTCGAACTCGCTGACGATGGACTGCAGGCGCCCGAGAATGTAGGCGTAGGCCTCGGGATTCGTCAGGTCGAGCACCTGCTGGGCGCGCGACTCCGGCGGGAGGCGGTCGCCGGTGCGCATGATCCAGTCGGGATGCGCGCGGGCGAGGTCCGAATCGGGGCTGATCATCTCCGGTTCGAACCACAGCCCGAATCCCATTCCGAGTCGTCGCACCTCGTCGACCAGCGGATGCAGTCCGAGCGGCCACACGGTCTCATCGACGAACCAGTCGCCGAGACCTGCACGGTCGTGGCGACGGTTGCGGAACCAGCCGTCGTCGAGGACGAACCGCTCGACACCGACCTCGCTTGCGACAGCGGCGAGGGCCGTCAGTTTGGCGATGTCGTGGTCGAAGTAGACGGCTTCCCAGACGTTGAGGTTCACCGGGCGAGCGGATCGCGGATGCGCGGGCCGCTCGCGCAGGAGGGCGTGGAAGTCGTGCGCGAGGGCATCCAGGCCGGTGGCGGTGCCCGCGTAGAGCGTGGGGCTCGCGTAGCTCTCGCCGGGTTCGAGTGCGATCTCGCCGGGCAGCAGCAATTCGCCGCCGCCGATCAACCGTTGCCCGTCGCTGGTGCGTTCGGCGCGGTAGCGGTGGTTTCCGCTGAAGCCGAGGTGCACGCCCCAGACTTCCCCTGTGGCGAAATCGAACTCCGCCTCGCCGACGGTCAGCACGGTCGCGGCATCGGG contains the following coding sequences:
- a CDS encoding alpha-galactosidase; translated protein: MDIREHLLCLTGGSTTVVIDARGGGLPTIAHWGRELGAVDPDTVRSLADAALPARVDNLIDDSISASLVPENRTGWVGTPGLLGSRGGRAWATSFRVTSAGAAPLSAETRMTGTADVDIVTGPVRLHFDAEDSAAALGLHLRIELTASGVLQLSATVTNRGDDRYDLGGLELLLPVPGRATQIFDLAGRWSRERVPQRHEFTIGGHLREGRRGRTGPDAATVLTVGEAEFDFATGEVWGVHLGFSGNHRYRAERTSDGQRLIGGGELLLPGEIALEPGESYASPTLYAGTATGLDALAHDFHALLRERPAHPRSARPVNLNVWEAVYFDHDIAKLTALAAVASEVGVERFVLDDGWFRNRRHDRAGLGDWFVDETVWPLGLHPLVDEVRRLGMGFGLWFEPEMISPDSDLARAHPDWIMRTGDRLPPESRAQQVLDLTNPEAYAYILGRLQSIVSEFEIDYIKWDHNRDLVEAGRGPSGTPGVHAQTLAVYRLLDEVRALFPALEIESCSSGGARVDLGILERTDRVWASDCIDPLERQGVQRWTSQLIPLELIGSHIASERSHTTGRMHTLGFRAVTALYGHLGIEWDLTTLSPHDRSELAGWVAVYKRWRPLLHSGELIRSHDGAGARWTTGVVARDRREALFSVVMLARSDESPMERLRLRGLDTDLTYRVDIIDPSSVLAGTDLPPWLQEENPAVERRFTGRMLESVGLQFPALLPESGVLLRVAVDEDAG